The region GTCGCCGCCGAGGTGGTGACCAACCCGCACCTGGCGGCCACCGCCTCGTCCACGAGGCCGGGACCGCTGGGGCTGCAGCCCGAGGTGGAGACGTCGTGGTTCGGGCTCCAGCGCTGCGGGCGGATCGAGCCGACCTCCACCGACGCGCTGGTCGCCCTGTGTGCCGGCAGGTCGGGGGACAGCCTGCGCGTGATCGACCCGGCATCGATGCGGCCGAGCGCCACCCGCGAGCTGCCCGACCCGGGGAGGAGCGGCTGCACGACGACCGGTTTCCACCTCGACGCCGGCGACCGCGCGGTCGTCGCCACGTCGGACCGGCAGGTGATGGCCATCGCGACGGCGCCCGGCGACAGCGAGGGCGAGGTCGAGCTCACGACCGACGCCAGCTGGGACCTCAAGCCCTGGGTGCCCTACGGCGACTGCCTCGTCGACGTCGTGCCGGACTGGACGGGCCGGCTCTGGTGGGTCTCGCGCGACGGCCTCGTCGGCACGATCACCCCGGAGACCGAGGCGGTCGGCGTCCTCGACCTCGGCGAGCACGTCGAGCGCGCGATGGCCGTCGACCAGCAAGGTGTGTACGTCGTCACCGACGCGGCGCTGCACCGGCTCGGGGCCGGCGCGGACGGCGTACCCGTGGACGCGTGGCGCACCGAGCACGCCGGCGAGAGCGGGTCGGCGCCGACGCTGCTCGACGGCGGGGTGGTCGCCATCACCGACGAGGACGACGGCCGGCTGCAGGTGGTCTTCGTGTCCCGCGCCGGTGGCGAGGAGGTGTGCCGACAGTCCGTCTTCGAGAAGGGCCACGGCGCCACCGACAGCGACCTGGCCTCCGTCGGCTCGGGCGTCGTGGTCACCAACAACGACGACTACTCCTCGCCCCGCAGCGCCCTGCTCGGGTTCACCAGCAGCCCTGGCATCGCCCGCGTCGACCTCGTCGACGGCGGCTGCGTCGTCGAGTGGACGAGCGAGGCCGTGTCGCCCGGCTCCGGCGTGACGGCGAGCTGGCCGAACGGCCTGGTCTACGCGTGGACCAAGCGGCCCTCGCTCACCGGCGTGAGTGCGTGGTACCTCACCGCCATCGACGCCGCCGGCGGCCGCAGCATGTGGAGCGTGCGCACCGGCACCGGCCTCCTCGCCGGCAGCGACGGCTCGACGATCACCCTCGCCTCGGACGGCTCGGCCTGGCTCGGCACCCTCGCCGGGCTGGTCCGGGTCCGCGACCGCTCCTGACCGCCGCCGTCCCCCGTCCCCTCCCCGCCCAGGTATCTAGGGACGTTCTGGTAGGTCTCGGTCGGGATTTCCCCACCACTTCGTCCCTAGATACGCGGGGCCGAGGACGCCGAGGTCAGGGCCAGGCGAGGCCGACCGTCTGCTCGCTCGTCTCCCAGAGCCGGCGCTGGGCCATCTCGTCGCGGGCGAGCGGGGTGCTGCCGACGATCCGGGGCGCCCCGCTGCCCTGACCGGGACCGCCGGGACCGACGTACGTCCCGCCGGGCAGGTCGTCGGTCGCGGCCATCAGCGTCGGCCAGGCGCCGGCGTGCGCCGGCTGCGAGACCGCCCGCACGGCGGCGTCCATGATCGAGGCGACCCGACCCTGCGTGGACGAGAGCTGACCGTTGACGACGAGGTGGGTGCCGGCGAAGCCCGGGTGCGCTGCCATCGCCTGCACCGGCAGGCCGGCCCGACGCAGCCGACGGTCGAGCTCGAAGGTGAAGAGCAGGTTGGCCAGCTTGGTCTGGCCGTAGACCCGCCACCGGCTGTAGCGGCGACGCTCGCGCGGGTCACCGAGCGGGGCCGAGCGCGCCGCGCGGTGCATCTGGGAGGAGAGGGTGACGACCCGCCCGTCGCCCGACGCGACGAGCTGCTCGAGCAGCAGACCGGTCAGCAGGAACGGCCCGAAGTGGTTGGTCGCCAGCTGCGACTCGAGCCCGTCGACGGTCCGCCGGTAGGGGCTGGCCATGATGCCGGCGTTGTTGACGAGCAGGTGGATCGGTCCGATCCCGGCCGCCTCCCCGGCGGCCGAGCGGACCGACGAGAGGTCGGCGAGGTCGACGACGAGGGTCTCGAGCGAGGCGCCCGGCACCTCGGCGCGGATGGCGTCGGCCGCGGCGCCCAGCTTGTCCGGCGTACGTCCTGCGAGCACGACGCGTGCACCGTGACGGGCGAGCTCGAGGGAGGTGTGGAAGCCGAGCCCGCCGAGCGTCGGTCCGGTGACGAGCGCGGTGCGACCGGTGAGGTCCGGGATGTCGGCGGTCGTCCAGGCGTCACGGCTCACGGCGTGACGCCCATCGCGGCGACCACGCGCTCGCCGAGGTCGGTGTCGCCCGTGATGCGTACGCCGTCGGGGTCGGCGCCGCGGCGGCCACCCGCCAGCACGACGAAGGTCTCGCGGTCCATCGCCAGGGTCGCCGACGGCTCGTCGTGGTCGCTGCCCGGGCGCCCTCGTCCGTCCTCGCCGACCACGGCGACGGCCGGTGCGTGCCCCTCCACCTCGAGGCGTACGACGCTGCCCTCCGGCGCCTGCGCCTTCTTCCCGACGATGAAGGGCAGGCTCTCCAGCAGGTAGTCGACCGAGTGCAGTGCGGGCGCGTTGTCGAGGTTGCCGGGCAGGTCGAGCGCGCGACGGATGTCCTGCTCGTGCATCCACACGTCGAGCGGTCGGTTGCGCAGCAGCAGGCCCGTGCTCCAGCCGATCGCTCCGAAGACCGCCGGGGCGGGGGCGGCGGCGTCCGTCGGGGGATCGGCGAGCAGCTGGGTGTGGCGGGCGGTGGTCGACTCGCGGATCTCGGTGATGAGCGCGTCGGTCGCCGCCTGCCGCCGGGCCACGACGCCCTGCTCGGTGAACTGGCCCATCGTCCCGTGGGCGTGCGGCGCCTCGCCGATCTCGACGTCGTCGTGGGGCCGGCCGGCGAGCAGCGACTCGAGGTGCGCGGTGTGCGCCGCGACCGCCTGGACGTCCCAGCCCGGCAGGTCGGTCGCCTGGGACCACTGGTCGTCGCCCACCTCCTCGAGCAGTCGGGTGAAGTCGTCGACCGCCTCCCACCACACCGCGACGTAGGACGCGAGGCGCTCCTGATCACTCATGCGACCGAGCCTAGGGCCACTCGCGTCACCCGCAGGGAGGTGCGTAGTGGCCCGTTGTGGCCCTTTTGTTCCATTCAGCCACGTGAGATCCACAAGCCGCCTAGCGTCGCCGTCACCGACCGGGCCGATCCGCGGCCTCGCGGCCCTTCGAAGGGCATCTCCCATGTCTTCACGCCTGCGTCGGCCCGCCGTCGCACTCCTGGCGACGACGCTGTCCCTCAGCGTCCTCGGCCTCGCACCCGCGGCCCATGCTGCGGACGGCTCCATCTCCGGCCACATCACCACCGGTGGGGTCGACCTCACCGACGGCGTCTACGTCTCGGTGTTCACGCTCGATGGCGACCAGACGGTAGGCGAGGAGGCCTACCCCGACGAGGACGGCAACTACGTCGTGGAGGGCGTCGCACCCGGCACCTACGTCGTGACCTTCCAGGTCCCGGACGGGACCTACGTCTACGAGGCCTACAACGACGCCACGCAGTTCGAGGACGCCGACCCCGTCACCGTCGCCAGCGGTGAGTCGGTCACGGGCATCGATGCCGACATGGCCCTGTCCGGACAGATCACCGGCGTGGTCGAGTCCAGCGCCGGCCCCTTGGCCGATGCGTCCGTGGGCGTCTACGCCGAGGTGTCGCTGCCGGGTGGCGGCACCGACTGGGACTACGTGGACGGGGCCTCCACCAACGACCTCGGCTCCTACGAGGTCGAGGGGCTCGAGGCCGGCTCGTACCTCGTCGACTTCAGCGCCGACGGCTACCAGACCGAGTACTTCGACGACGCCGCCACGATCGATGACGCCGCCCTCGTCGAGGTGGAAGGTGGCGAGGCCACCCCGGACATCGACGCCGTGCTCGCCGAGGACGCCACGATCAGCGGCACCGTCACCGGCGCCGAGGGCCAGCCCCTGCCCGGGACCTACGTCATCGCCTACGCGGACCGCGACTTCCAGGACCCCGCCGACATCACCCAGGCCGACACCGACGGTGGATACACGCTCGACGGCCTGCGGGCTGCCGGCTACGTCGTGTACTTCAGCTACGAGGACGACTCGACCCAGACCTACCTCGACGAGTACTACGACAACGTCGGCGAGGAGGAGGACGCCACCGTCCTCGGCCTCGCCGCCGGTGACGACGAGGTCGGCATCGACGCCCAGCTGATCGCGGGCGAGCACGTCCCGGTCGAGCTCCCCTACGTCGTCAACGTGACCGAGCCGACCATCTCCGGCACTCCGTACGTGGGCGCGACTCTCACCGCCAACCCGGGGACCTGGACGCCCACGCCCACCAGCTACGAGTACTACTGGTTCGCCGGCAACGACTTCGTGCAGGGCGGCACGTCCGCGACCTACGTCCCGACCGCTGCCGATCTCGGCAAGGTGATCGGGGTGCTGGTCGAGGCGTACGCCGACGGTCACGACAACGGCTACGCCGGCTCGGCCGGCACGGCACCCGTCACCCTGGCGCCGGTCCCGGTGCCGCCGGTCGCGACGCCGACGCCGACCCCGGCCGTCGCCCCTGAGGCCGCCCTCACCTCGATCCTCAAGAGCCTCGACGTCAAGGGTGCCCCCAAGGTCGGCAGCACGGTCAAGCTCACCGGGCTCGACGCGTCCTTCCGGACCGCGGTGAAGTACAAGCTCCAGTGGTACGCCGGCTCCAAGGCGATCAAGAAGGCCACGAAGTCCAAGCTGAAGATCACCTCGGCGATGAAGGGCAAGAAGATCTCGGTCAAGGTCACCGCGACCGCCGCCGGGGCCAAGGTCACGAAGAAGCTGATCCTCGGCAAGGCGCGCTGACGCCCGACCGAGACACGACGAGGGCCGGATCCCACGGGGGTATCCGGCCCTCGTCGCGTGCGCCTAGAGCCAGCCGCGGTCCTGGGCGATGCGCGCGGCCTCGCTGCGCGTGGTCGCCCCGGTCTTCCCGATCGCGGCAGACAGGTGGTTGCGCACGGTGCCCTCCGACAGGTGCACCCGCGCGGCGATGGTCGCGACGGGTGCACCGTCGAGGGCGTACGTCAGCAGCTCGCGCTCGCGGCCGGTGAGCGGGCTCGGGCCATCGATGAGCGACTCCGCGGCGAGGTCGGGGTCGATGACCCGGAGCCCGGAGTGCACGCGGCGCACGGCGTCGGCGAGCTGCCGAGCGGGAGTGTCCTTCACGACGAAGCCGGAGGCGCCGGCCTCGATCGCCCGGCGCACGTAGCCCGGCCGGCCGAAGGTCGTCACGATGAGTGAGCGCACCTCGGGAAGGTCCCGGCGCACGGCGGCCGCGGCGTCGATGCCGTTGAGCCCCGGCATCTCGATGTCGAGCAGGCAGACCTCGGCGCCGGACGCTCGCGCCGCCTCGACCACCTCGTCGCCTCGACCGACCTGGGCCACGACCTCGAGGTCGGACTCGAGGTCGAGCAGCGCGGCGAGGGCGCCGCGGACGAGGGCCTGGTCGTCGGCGAGGAGCAGCTTGATCACGGGAGCCCTACTTCCACTCGGGTGCCGGGCGAGGCCGGCGTGATGGTGAGCGTGCCGCCGGCCCCGGCGACGCGCTCGCGCATGCCGCGCAGGCCGTTGCCCTCCAGGCCGGAGCAGCCGGAACCGTCGTCGACGACGGCGATGCCGTGGGGGCCGAGCTCGATGACGACGCGACCGGCCCGCGCGTGCCGTATGACGTTGGTGACCGACTCGCGCAGCACCCAGGCCAGCAGCGCGCGGTGCCGCGGATCGGTGTCGGCGACGTCACCGTCGACGGTCGTGGTGACGCCGGCGTCGGCGAGCACGCGAGGCGCGGCGAGGAGCTCGGCCTCGAGGTTGCCGGCCCGCAGGCCACCCACGGTCGCGCGGACCTCGGCGAGCGCCTGGCGTGCCGTGGCCTGGATCGACTCCAGCTCCTCCTTCGCGCGAGCCGGGTCGACGTCGACGAGGCGGGCGGCGAGCTCGGCCTTCACCGACAGCGCGGTGAGGGAGTGGCCGAGGACGTCGTGCACGTCGCGCGCGACGCGCTCCCGCTCCGCCACCATGGCGTACTCGCTGCGGGCCACCTCGACGACCCGCTCCCGCTCGCCGAAGATGCGCAGCATCACCCCGCCGAGCATCACCGGCCAGAGCACCAGGAAGAAGAAGGTCGGGAAGCCGTCGATGTCCAGCAGGGAGACGAGCGGCACGACGCTCCAGAAGGCGACGGACCATCGCCATGCGGGGGCCGGGAGCTCGAGCGCCGAGAGCATCGAGAGGTAGGGGGTGTAGGAGAGGACGCCGACCCCGATCACCGGCATCGTGGCAGCGCCGATCAGCACCATGGCGCCCAGCGCCAGCCAGGGGGAGACCCTGCCGCTGTAGCCCAGGACGTTCGCAACGGCGAACCCGGCGATGAGCAGCAGGGTCACACCGGTGGCGAGCGGTGAGACGTCGGCGGCGAGGGCCGAGCTGATGGGGAAGAACAGGAAGACGAGCCAGATCGACGCGAACGCCCACCCCCACTTCTCCCAGGGGTTGACGGGGAGCTCGGCGCCGCCGGACGTGCTGGTCACGTCCGCGCCCGGCTCCGGCGTACTCCCCAGGTCGCCAGCAGCGAGAAGATCACGATCCACGCGAGCACGTTAGCGACCGGGAGCCACAGCGGGTCGCTGCCGCCGAGCGGGAGCTCGCCGCCGGTGAGCGGGAAGCGGGCCAGCGCGGCGTACCCGTAGAGCGGGGTGAAGCGGCCGATGTCGAGCATCAGGCCGCTCATCGGCGTGAACAGGCCGCCGAGGAACGCCATCACCACGATGAACCCCGAGGCGATGCCGGGTGCGTTGGAGCCGCGGAAGAGCAGGCTGACCGCGAGGCCGTAGATCGCGAAGAGCGCGGATCCGGCCCAGACGATCGCACCGCCGAGCAGCCAGTCGCTCCAGTCGCCGCGCGCTCCGGTGAGCGCGCCGATGGCGAAGATCAGGGTGACCGGCATGGCCGCGACGACCATGGCGATGCCCGCCTTGGCAGCCACGAACGCGAGCGGGCGCATCGGGGTCAGGCCGAGCTGGCGGCCCCAGCCCATCATCTGCTCGGTCGCGGCGCTGCCGGCGATGCCGGTGGTCGCGGTGACGGCGCCGTAGCAGGCCATCGAGATCATGATGTACATCGCGACGTTGCCGCTGCCGACCCTGTCGTCGGAGCCGAGGCCGAACACGAGGTACATGAACATCGGCAGGCCGACGATGAAGAACATCGCCATCCGGTCGCGCAGCTGGCGACGCAGGTCGAGCCGGGCGTACGTCGCCATGTCGGGTCGTGGCGCGGTGCTGGCCCGGGTGGTGGTGGCGGCGGTCGTGGCCGCGGTCATGGTGTCGGGCGTGGTGCTCATCG is a window of Nocardioides oleivorans DNA encoding:
- a CDS encoding maleylpyruvate isomerase family mycothiol-dependent enzyme, which codes for MSDQERLASYVAVWWEAVDDFTRLLEEVGDDQWSQATDLPGWDVQAVAAHTAHLESLLAGRPHDDVEIGEAPHAHGTMGQFTEQGVVARRQAATDALITEIRESTTARHTQLLADPPTDAAAPAPAVFGAIGWSTGLLLRNRPLDVWMHEQDIRRALDLPGNLDNAPALHSVDYLLESLPFIVGKKAQAPEGSVVRLEVEGHAPAVAVVGEDGRGRPGSDHDEPSATLAMDRETFVVLAGGRRGADPDGVRITGDTDLGERVVAAMGVTP
- a CDS encoding sensor histidine kinase, which produces MTSTSGGAELPVNPWEKWGWAFASIWLVFLFFPISSALAADVSPLATGVTLLLIAGFAVANVLGYSGRVSPWLALGAMVLIGAATMPVIGVGVLSYTPYLSMLSALELPAPAWRWSVAFWSVVPLVSLLDIDGFPTFFFLVLWPVMLGGVMLRIFGERERVVEVARSEYAMVAERERVARDVHDVLGHSLTALSVKAELAARLVDVDPARAKEELESIQATARQALAEVRATVGGLRAGNLEAELLAAPRVLADAGVTTTVDGDVADTDPRHRALLAWVLRESVTNVIRHARAGRVVIELGPHGIAVVDDGSGCSGLEGNGLRGMRERVAGAGGTLTITPASPGTRVEVGLP
- a CDS encoding oxidoreductase; this encodes MSRDAWTTADIPDLTGRTALVTGPTLGGLGFHTSLELARHGARVVLAGRTPDKLGAAADAIRAEVPGASLETLVVDLADLSSVRSAAGEAAGIGPIHLLVNNAGIMASPYRRTVDGLESQLATNHFGPFLLTGLLLEQLVASGDGRVVTLSSQMHRAARSAPLGDPRERRRYSRWRVYGQTKLANLLFTFELDRRLRRAGLPVQAMAAHPGFAGTHLVVNGQLSSTQGRVASIMDAAVRAVSQPAHAGAWPTLMAATDDLPGGTYVGPGGPGQGSGAPRIVGSTPLARDEMAQRRLWETSEQTVGLAWP
- a CDS encoding response regulator transcription factor — protein: MIKLLLADDQALVRGALAALLDLESDLEVVAQVGRGDEVVEAARASGAEVCLLDIEMPGLNGIDAAAAVRRDLPEVRSLIVTTFGRPGYVRRAIEAGASGFVVKDTPARQLADAVRRVHSGLRVIDPDLAAESLIDGPSPLTGRERELLTYALDGAPVATIAARVHLSEGTVRNHLSAAIGKTGATTRSEAARIAQDRGWL
- a CDS encoding carboxypeptidase regulatory-like domain-containing protein, translated to MSSRLRRPAVALLATTLSLSVLGLAPAAHAADGSISGHITTGGVDLTDGVYVSVFTLDGDQTVGEEAYPDEDGNYVVEGVAPGTYVVTFQVPDGTYVYEAYNDATQFEDADPVTVASGESVTGIDADMALSGQITGVVESSAGPLADASVGVYAEVSLPGGGTDWDYVDGASTNDLGSYEVEGLEAGSYLVDFSADGYQTEYFDDAATIDDAALVEVEGGEATPDIDAVLAEDATISGTVTGAEGQPLPGTYVIAYADRDFQDPADITQADTDGGYTLDGLRAAGYVVYFSYEDDSTQTYLDEYYDNVGEEEDATVLGLAAGDDEVGIDAQLIAGEHVPVELPYVVNVTEPTISGTPYVGATLTANPGTWTPTPTSYEYYWFAGNDFVQGGTSATYVPTAADLGKVIGVLVEAYADGHDNGYAGSAGTAPVTLAPVPVPPVATPTPTPAVAPEAALTSILKSLDVKGAPKVGSTVKLTGLDASFRTAVKYKLQWYAGSKAIKKATKSKLKITSAMKGKKISVKVTATAAGAKVTKKLILGKAR
- a CDS encoding ABC transporter permease — its product is MSTTPDTMTAATTAATTTRASTAPRPDMATYARLDLRRQLRDRMAMFFIVGLPMFMYLVFGLGSDDRVGSGNVAMYIMISMACYGAVTATTGIAGSAATEQMMGWGRQLGLTPMRPLAFVAAKAGIAMVVAAMPVTLIFAIGALTGARGDWSDWLLGGAIVWAGSALFAIYGLAVSLLFRGSNAPGIASGFIVVMAFLGGLFTPMSGLMLDIGRFTPLYGYAALARFPLTGGELPLGGSDPLWLPVANVLAWIVIFSLLATWGVRRSRART